One Rosa chinensis cultivar Old Blush chromosome 5, RchiOBHm-V2, whole genome shotgun sequence genomic region harbors:
- the LOC112163738 gene encoding uncharacterized protein LOC112163738, which translates to MIPFKILVWNCRGLNNTETQNALVSLVRQRNLGIIFLSETLASPDLLSDVRRNLGFDGVICSPCSDDCRGFGLFWRNEVPVRLRNYSTNHIDVEVGAIGSVGAFRFTGVYGVAIAADRMITWNLLRTLAAQVNMPWIVAGDFNEILYLDDKTGGPPRNVVQMNRFRQALVDCELMDMGFVGSRYTWSNRFTKERLDRACQNVQWRTLYPFSRVITLPLSLSDYCPLLVEVLPEPLPLSRTLKQFRFEEMWLQHTDCVNVGRKIKQTGTLLQRWHSDVFQQRQTEIKLIQGKLDDLMRKDYEVSHFDEQKALQFRLNELLSLNETYWRQRSRIQWLRDGDRNTSFFHRRASNRRCRNRVKGLLNGQGQWTSQPIELSDILINYYETIFHSDTVDSIALETILDSMKPKVTEEMNRDLVASYTDSEIRKALFQMHPSKSPGPDGMSPCFFQKFWNVVGHDVCMAVRDILLTGRNSLESNFTHLTLIPKIKEPQLPSDRRPIALCNVVYKIASKVLANRLKRILPHIVSPLQSAFVPGRLISDNTLVATENGTIKGLLMSPTAPVLHHLLFADDSFLFGEASVRECQAFKNLLSIYAQASGQMINLQNSSVVFSGNVSRQVINQLSSILGVTCVKEHGLYLGLPIHLGRNKTTIFSYLKERLSKKLISWRSKILSAGGKELLLKVVAQTLPNYVMNCYLLPKSLCDDLKQLCSQFFWGSTDGKRKIHWRSWERMCVPKEAGGLGFKHLHAHNLAMLAKQGWRLLSNLDSLVARVFKAVYHPWGSFLDADMGDRPSYSWRSIMEARPVLQAGLFWRIGNGTSMKIWENAWIPNVPSHSLEKPNDTVFEVVSDLINAQDCTWDISAVHACFPSDIVPQVLSIPLSRRVGVDKIAWKLDKRGLFSVKSAYTIARDFSIGNVFASSSNGDTYAPLWKALWKANVPNKVAIFGWRAAHNLLPTRTALTSKGYSGDLNCCVCLESVETLKHLFRDCSIAKDILGAPPFSLPSSPLTWKEWLLDRASNLSTSLFDKLLVLLWSFWKNRNEKLWKNRSQTSPGLVASSMAWYEEYMQANKPCTTTTSVQQKASKLWLAPSGEKVKLNVDGAFLPNLQFGGTGGVLHNSLGQFLAAFSSRVQFVSSPLHVELLALKKGLELLQAMHITNAVVESDCLMAVQAIYAWDCDLSPLRALVADVRSLLHSSTDFSITFAPRHANVVAHRLAALSFESEIQCEWFVTAPVIILDALMYDFNRT; encoded by the exons ATGATACCCTTCAAGATTCTAGTTTGGAATTGTAGGGGTTTGAATAACACCGAAACTCAAAATGCCCTTGTCAGTCTGGTTCGCCAGCGGAACCTGGGCattatttttctctcagaaacccTAGCTTCACCTGATCTTCTCTCTGATGTCCGGAGGAACTTAGGGTTCGATGGCGTCATCTGCTCCCCTTGTAGTGATGATTGCCGTGGTTTTGGCCTTTTCTGGCGCAATGAAGTTCCGGTACGCCTCCGCAATTACTCCACTAATCATATTGATGTGGAGGTTGGTGCTATCGGGTCAGTAGGAGCCTTTCGTTTTACGGGGGTGTATGGAGTAGCTATTGCTGCAGATCGTATGATTACTTGGAATCTCTTACGAACCCTAGCTGCTCAGGTTAATATGCCATGGATAGTTGCCGGAGATTTTAATGAAATTCTTTATCTTGATGACAAAACTGGAGGTCCTCCACGGAATGTAGTCCAAATGAATCGTTTTCGGCAAGCCTTAGTGGATTGTGAATTGATGGATATGGGGTTTGTTGGTTCTCGTTATACGTGGTCGAATCGTTTCACCAAAGAGAGACTTGATAGGGCTTGTCAGAATGTTCAATGGAGGACATTATACCCCTTTTCTCGAGTTATCACACTACCCTTGAGTCTATCTGATTATTGCCCTTTACTAGTCGAAGTGCTTCCAGAACCATTGCCCTTATCTCGGACCCTAAAGCAATTCCGTTTTGAAGaaatgtggttacagcatactGATTGCGTTAAT GTTGGTAGAAAAATCAAGCAGACTGGTACTCTGTTGCAACGGTGGCATTCTGATGTTTTCCAGCAGCGACAAACTGAGATAAAGCTTATACAGGGGAAGTTGGATGATCTTATGAGGAAAGACTACGAGGTCAGTCATTTTGATGAGCAGAAGGCACTACAATTTCGTCTGAATGAGCTTTTATCACTTAATGAAACTTACTGGAGGCAACGATCTCGGATTCAATGGTTACGAGATGGTGACCGGAATACTTCCTTCTTTCATAGAAGGGCGTCTAATCGACGCTGCAGGAATCGAGTTAAGGGCTTGCTTAATGGTCAAGGACAATGGACCTCCCAACCTATTGAGTTGTCTGATATTTTAATCAACTACTATGAAACTATTTTCCATTCGGATACAGTTGATAGTATTGCTCTAGAGACCATTCTGGACTCCATGAAACCTAAAGTTACAGAGGAGATGAATAGAGATCTTGTAGCTTCTTATACTGATTCCGAAATTAGGAAGGCCTTATTCCAAATGCATCCGTCTAAATCCCCCGGACCTGATGGTATGTCTCCTTGCTTCTTTCAAAAATTCTGGAACGTGGTTGGTCATGATGTTTGCATGGCTGTTAGGGATATACTTCTTACAGGAAGGAATTCACTGGAATCAAATTTCACTCATTTGACACTCATTCCAAAAATTAAAGAGCCACAGTTACCTTCTGATCGACGACCTATTGCATTATGCAATGTGGTTTATAAGATTGCTTCTAAGGTCTTGGCCAACAGATTAAAGCGTATTCTTCCTCACATTGTTTCTCCATTGCAAAGCGCTTTTGTTCCCGGGAGGCTTATCTCAGATAATACCTTAGTGGCTACAGAG AACGGAACTATCAAAGGACTCTTGATGTCGCCTACTGCCCCAGTACTTCATCACTTGTTATTTGCTGATGATAGTTTTCTTTTTGGAGAGGCTTCTGTTCGAGAGTGTCAAGCATTTAAGAATTTGCTTTCTATTTATGCTCAGGCTTCGGGGCAGATGATCAATCTACAAAATTCTAGTGTTGTCTTCAGTGGTAATGTTAGTAGGCAGGTTATTAATCAACTTTCCTCTATTCTTGGAGTGACCTGCGTTAAGGAGCATGGTCTGTATTTGGGATTGCCTATTCATCTAGGACGTAACAAGACAACTATTTTTTCTTACCTGAAAGAAAGACTTTCCAAGAAGTTAATCAGTTGGAGGTCTAAGATTCTCAGTGCAGGTGGTAAGGAGTTATTATTAAAAGTAGTGGCTCAAACTTTACCCAATTATGTCATGAACTGCTACTTATTACCTAAGTCTCTTTGTGATGATCTTAAGCAACTTTgttctcaatttttttggggAAGTACAGATGGGAAAAGAAAGATTCATTGGAGATCTTGGGAAAGAATGTGTGTTCCTAAGGAGGCTGGTGGCTTGGGTTTTAAGCATCTGCATGCTCACAACCTTGCCATGTTAGCTAAGCAAGGTTGGCGACTTCTCTCGAATCTAGATTCACTTGTTGCACGGGTTTTTAAAGCTGTTTACCATCCATGGGGATCTTTTCTTGATGCTGACATGGGTGACAGACCTTCTTATTCATGGAGGAGCATTATGGAAGCTAGACCTGTGTTACAAGCTGGGTTATTTTGGAGGATTGGTAATGGAACCTCTATGAAGATCTGGGAGAATGCTTGGATACCTAATGTACCATCTCATTCCCTTGAGAAACCGAATGATACAGTTTTTGAAGTGGTCTCTGACTTGATTAATGCTCAGGATTGTACTTGGGACATCTCTGCTGTTCATGCATGTTTTCCTTCCGATATTGTTCCTCAGGTTTTGTCCATTCCATTAAGTCGGAGAGTGGGGGTGGATAAGATTGCTTGGAAACTTGATAAACGAGGTCTCTTTTCAGTTAAATCAGCCTATACCATTGCTCGTGATTTTTCTATTGGCAATGTTTTTGCCTCGTCTTCCAATGGTGATACTTATGCTCCACTTTGGAAAGCTTTGTGGAAAGCAAATGTCCCTAACAAAGTGGCTATTTTTGGATGGAGAGCAGCTCATAATCTTCTTCCTACTCGAACTGCATTAACATCCAAAGGTTATTCTGGTGATCTTAATTGTTGTGTTTGTTTAGAATCTGTGGAAACCCTTAAGCATTTATTTCGAGATTGTAGCATTGCTAAGGATATTTTGGGTGCTCCTCCTTTTTCCCTTCCTTCTTCTCCACTAACTTGGAAAGAGTGGTTGCTGGATCGAGCCTCCAATTTGTCTACTAGCTTGTTTGATAAGTTATTGGTTCTTTTATGGAGCTTTTGGAAGAACCGAAATGAGAAGCTTTGGAAAAATCGGTCTCAAACTAGTCCAGGGTTGGTGGCATCGTCTATGGCCTGGTATGAGGAGTATATGCAGGCTAATAAACCTTGTACCACTACCACATCAGTTCAACAGAAAGCCAGTAAACTTTGGCTAGCTCCCTCGGgtgaaaaagtgaaattgaatgTGGATGGTGCTTTTCTACCTAATTTGCAGTTTGGGGGTACAGGTGGTGTCCTTCATAACTCTCTTGGTCAATTCCTTGCTGCCTTCTCTAGTCGTGTGCAGTTTGTTAGTTCTCCATTACATGTTGAGCTTTTGGCTCTGAAGAAGGGATTGGAGTTACTGCAGGCCATGCATATTACGAATGCAGTAGTCGAAAGTGATTGCCTAATGGCGGTACAAGCTATTTATGCTTGGGATTGTGATCTGTCACCATTGAGAGCCTTAGTTGCTGATGTCCGAAGTCTCCTTCACTCTAGTACAGATTTCTCCATCACTTTTGCCCCTAGACATGCTAATGTTGTAGCTCATAGGTTGGCTGCTCTTAGTTTTGAGTCGGAGATACAATGTGAATGGTTTGTAACTGCTCCAGTTATCATACTGGATGCCCTCATGTACGATTTTAATCGTACCTAG
- the LOC112167370 gene encoding putative phytosulfokines 6 → MRQSFQTTAIVLCILFIISSSTISARVLQNKEGQEEAKLKETSDGNSLTELEGTDFMNLMGLEACVDGDEDCLKRRVIAEAHLDYIYTQHHKP, encoded by the exons ATGAGGCAAAGCTTTCAAACAACAGCTATTGTTCTTTGCATTTTGTTCATCATTTCTTCCTCAACAATATCAGCCAGGGTTTTACAGAACAAAGAAG GACAAGAGGAAGCAAAGCTCAAGGAAACCAGTGATGGGAATTCACTTACGGAGTTGGAAGGCACTGACTTCATGAAT CTAATGGGGCTGGAAGCCTGTGTTGATGGAGATGAAGACTGTTTAAAGAGAAGGGTAATTGCAGAAGCTCACTTGGACTACATCTACACCCAGCACCATAAGCCTTGA